Proteins from a genomic interval of Xanthomonas sp. AM6:
- a CDS encoding ATP-binding protein has translation MRIPLATEADRLLLQSVTDYAIYMLDPDGFILSWNTGGRHIKGYEEAEIIGQHFSKFYTPQDAADGLPWKGLDAARREGRYEAEGWRVRKDGSHFRASVVIDPVWKDGALVGYAKVTRDVTEKFNAAENLRKAERALAQAQKVQAIGRLTLGIAHDFNNLLAIIVSSLDLLARTQHDDRSKLLIGAATDAAERGSRLSQQMLAFARGQDLVPEPNDVNALIVEAAELYRRVAGETVSCEFALADALPTVVVDASQFEAALMNLVANARDAMPQGRIVISTRLCRSDATLHVEARPDCDYVCVAVQDDGPGMSEEVRLRAMEPFFTTKDVGSGSGLGLSQVFGFAGQSGGFATIESEEGEGTLVTMYIPVAK, from the coding sequence ATGCGTATTCCGCTTGCGACCGAAGCAGACCGCCTGCTCCTGCAGAGCGTGACCGACTACGCGATCTACATGCTCGACCCGGACGGCTTCATCCTCAGCTGGAACACCGGCGGCCGGCACATCAAGGGCTACGAAGAGGCCGAGATCATCGGCCAGCATTTTTCCAAGTTCTACACTCCGCAGGACGCCGCCGACGGCTTGCCGTGGAAGGGGCTGGACGCGGCCAGGCGCGAAGGCCGCTACGAGGCCGAAGGCTGGCGGGTGAGGAAGGACGGTTCGCACTTCCGCGCCAGCGTGGTCATCGATCCGGTCTGGAAGGACGGCGCCCTGGTCGGCTACGCCAAGGTCACCCGCGACGTCACCGAGAAGTTCAACGCCGCGGAGAATCTGCGCAAGGCCGAACGCGCCCTGGCGCAGGCGCAGAAGGTGCAGGCCATCGGCCGCTTGACGCTGGGCATCGCCCACGATTTCAACAATCTGCTGGCGATCATCGTCAGCAGCCTGGACCTGCTGGCCAGGACCCAGCACGACGATCGCAGCAAGCTGCTGATCGGCGCGGCGACCGATGCGGCGGAGCGGGGCAGCCGGCTGTCGCAGCAGATGCTGGCCTTCGCCCGCGGGCAGGACCTGGTGCCCGAGCCCAACGACGTCAACGCGCTGATCGTCGAGGCCGCCGAGCTGTACCGGCGCGTGGCCGGCGAGACCGTTTCCTGCGAGTTCGCGCTCGCCGACGCGCTGCCGACGGTGGTGGTCGACGCCAGCCAGTTCGAGGCGGCGCTGATGAACCTGGTCGCGAACGCGCGCGACGCCATGCCGCAGGGCCGGATCGTGATCTCCACGCGGCTGTGCCGCTCCGATGCGACCCTGCACGTGGAAGCCAGGCCCGATTGCGACTACGTGTGCGTGGCGGTGCAGGACGACGGCCCGGGCATGTCCGAGGAAGTGCGGCTGCGCGCGATGGAGCCGTTTTTCACCACCAAGGACGTCGGCAGCGGCAGCGGCCTGGGATTGAGCCAGGTGTTCGGATTCGCCGGCCAGTCCGGCGGGTTCGCCACCATCGAAAGCGAGGAGGGCGAGGGCACCCTGGTCACCATGTACATTCCGGTTGCGAAATGA
- a CDS encoding response regulator, whose product MTTRKILYVEDDALLRMVTVLALKDAGFDVLEAANGVQAQAELAIGQFDCVISDISMPGGVSGIEVARTAQAMNPGCVTVLLSGYALSQLPPLPPTARFLSKPYRMHDLLGTLESEGRA is encoded by the coding sequence ATGACCACGAGAAAGATTCTCTACGTCGAGGACGATGCATTGCTGCGGATGGTGACGGTCCTGGCGCTGAAGGACGCCGGGTTCGACGTGCTCGAGGCGGCCAACGGCGTCCAGGCGCAGGCGGAACTGGCCATCGGCCAGTTCGACTGCGTGATCAGCGACATCAGCATGCCCGGCGGCGTCAGCGGCATCGAGGTCGCGCGCACCGCGCAGGCGATGAATCCGGGTTGCGTGACGGTCCTGCTGTCCGGCTACGCGCTGTCGCAGCTGCCGCCCTTGCCGCCCACGGCGCGTTTCCTGTCCAAGCCGTATCGCATGCACGATCTGTTGGGCACGCTGGAATCGGAAGGCCGTGCATGA
- a CDS encoding ATPase domain-containing protein, which translates to MTPHRQPDHENGDDLPRISTGSVGLDNILGGGVDANRLYLYEGRPGTGKTTIALQFLLEGARHGERVLYITLSETQRELHLVATRHGWSMDQVDVFELVPPETALDPDRELTVFHPAEMELTETTKLIFDKVEQLNPSRVVLDSLSELRLLAQSPLRYRRQVLALKHFFASRQCTVILLDDLSSQENDLQLHSITHGVVLLEQLAIDYGAERRRLRVIKMRGIQFRGGYHDFTIEKGGLAIYPRLVAAEYKHHHIDDVAPSGNAELDRLLGGGLERGTNVLLLGAAGVGKSSLALSFAIAAAERGEHSVFFAFDEGRSTVEARARTLGLPLQEKLVNGLIRFQQIDPAEMSPGQFAATVRRSVEVDGAKVIVIDSLNGYLNAMPDERFLILQMHELLSYLGQQGVLTILVLAQHGLVGPMETPLDLSYLSDSVLMLRYFEVNGMVRRALSVVKKRSGSHENTIREFRLSGGGIHVGPPLKGFSGIFSGTPRYSGEDLPLLDTPA; encoded by the coding sequence ATGACGCCCCATCGGCAGCCTGATCACGAGAATGGCGATGATCTGCCGCGCATCTCGACCGGCAGTGTGGGTCTGGACAACATCCTCGGCGGCGGCGTCGACGCCAACCGCCTCTACCTGTACGAAGGCCGCCCCGGCACCGGCAAGACCACCATCGCCCTGCAGTTCCTGCTGGAAGGCGCGCGGCACGGCGAGCGCGTCCTCTACATCACCTTGTCCGAAACCCAGCGCGAACTGCACCTGGTGGCGACCCGCCACGGCTGGAGCATGGACCAGGTCGATGTGTTCGAGCTGGTGCCGCCGGAGACCGCGCTGGACCCGGACCGCGAGCTCACCGTGTTCCATCCGGCGGAAATGGAACTGACCGAGACCACCAAGCTGATCTTCGACAAGGTCGAACAGCTCAATCCCAGCCGCGTGGTCCTGGACAGCCTGTCGGAACTGCGCCTGCTGGCGCAGAGTCCGCTGCGCTACCGCCGCCAGGTGCTGGCGCTGAAGCATTTCTTCGCCAGCCGCCAGTGCACGGTGATCCTGCTCGACGATCTGTCCTCGCAGGAAAACGACCTGCAGCTGCATTCCATCACCCATGGCGTGGTGCTGCTGGAGCAGCTGGCCATCGACTACGGCGCCGAACGCCGGCGCCTGCGCGTGATCAAGATGCGCGGCATCCAGTTCCGCGGCGGCTACCACGACTTCACCATCGAGAAGGGCGGACTGGCGATCTATCCGCGCCTGGTCGCGGCCGAATACAAGCACCACCACATCGACGACGTCGCCCCCAGCGGCAACGCCGAGCTGGACCGGCTGCTCGGCGGCGGGCTGGAGCGCGGCACCAATGTCCTGCTGCTGGGCGCGGCCGGCGTGGGCAAGTCCTCGCTGGCGTTGAGCTTCGCCATCGCCGCGGCCGAGCGCGGCGAACACAGCGTGTTCTTCGCCTTCGACGAGGGCCGCAGCACGGTGGAGGCGCGCGCCCGCACCCTGGGGCTGCCGCTGCAGGAAAAACTCGTCAACGGCCTGATCCGCTTCCAGCAGATCGATCCGGCGGAGATGTCGCCGGGCCAGTTCGCCGCGACGGTGCGCCGCAGCGTGGAGGTGGACGGGGCCAAGGTGATCGTCATCGACAGCCTCAACGGCTACCTCAATGCGATGCCGGACGAGCGCTTCCTGATCCTGCAGATGCACGAGCTGCTCAGCTACCTGGGCCAGCAGGGCGTGCTGACCATCCTGGTGCTGGCGCAGCACGGCCTGGTCGGCCCGATGGAAACGCCGCTGGATCTGAGCTACCTGAGCGATTCGGTGCTGATGCTGCGCTATTTCGAGGTGAACGGCATGGTGCGGCGTGCGCTGTCGGTGGTGAAGAAGCGCAGCGGCAGTCACGAGAACACCATCCGCGAATTCCGCCTCAGCGGCGGCGGCATCCATGTCGGCCCGCCGCTCAAGGGCTTCAGCGGCATCTTCTCCGGAACGCCACGCTACAGCGGAGAGGATCTGCCGCTGCTGGATACCCCTGCATGA
- a CDS encoding response regulator, with protein sequence MSSSAATEHRVLVHAPIGRDGAASVELLRRGGVVAYNCADLDALVRELDIGAAAVFIAEEGLFGKDAAALYAWADAQPAWSDLPFLVLTSHQEQPSVVAWRRNLVASLRNVALLERPVQAITFTSTIRAALRARARQYEVRSLLQAQASAAQELEAQVVARTRELEEANRLLRTQMDERARVEETLRQAQKIEAIGQLTGGVAHDFNNLLMVISGGLAMLDTQADPAVRKRLMDGMQKAAQRGAGLTRQLLAFSRRQELKPEPVDLTQQIGGMRELLDRSLRGDVHVDFDFADGLWPIEVDPGELELVVLNLTVNARDAMPNGGTIVVRAQNVPGTGKGDPDFIRLSIIDTGTGMAPEVKARVFEPFYTTKDIGKGSGLGLAQVHGFVQQSGGSIHIDSDVGQGTAMHLLLPRSFRAPAADERHLVDVQVARRSPGEAGFVLLVEDDDEVAALVGEMLRQLGYQVTRVASAAAALGALANERAVDIVFSDIMMPGGMNGLELVHEIRARREALPILLTSGYAEAVKSAAEAEGVQILSKPYRLDELAAALQQVRANAGTPGKSEATTLCS encoded by the coding sequence ATGAGCAGCAGTGCTGCGACCGAGCACCGCGTTCTCGTCCATGCTCCGATCGGGCGCGACGGCGCGGCCTCGGTGGAACTGCTGCGGCGAGGCGGGGTGGTGGCCTACAACTGCGCGGACCTGGACGCGCTGGTGCGCGAGCTGGACATCGGCGCCGCGGCGGTGTTCATTGCCGAGGAAGGCCTGTTCGGCAAGGACGCGGCGGCGCTGTACGCCTGGGCCGACGCGCAGCCGGCATGGTCGGACCTGCCGTTCCTGGTACTGACCAGCCATCAGGAACAACCGTCGGTGGTGGCCTGGCGGCGCAACCTGGTGGCCTCGCTGCGCAACGTGGCGCTGCTGGAGCGGCCGGTGCAGGCCATCACCTTCACCAGCACCATCCGCGCCGCGCTGCGCGCCCGCGCCCGCCAGTACGAAGTGCGCTCGCTGCTGCAGGCGCAGGCCTCGGCGGCGCAGGAACTGGAAGCGCAGGTGGTGGCGCGCACGCGCGAGCTGGAAGAGGCCAACCGCCTGCTGCGCACGCAGATGGACGAGCGCGCGCGGGTCGAGGAAACCCTGCGCCAGGCGCAGAAGATCGAGGCGATCGGGCAGTTGACCGGCGGCGTCGCGCACGATTTCAACAACCTGCTGATGGTGATCTCCGGCGGTCTGGCGATGCTCGACACGCAGGCCGATCCGGCGGTGCGCAAGCGGCTGATGGACGGCATGCAGAAGGCGGCGCAGCGCGGCGCGGGGCTGACCCGGCAGCTGCTGGCGTTCTCGCGGCGGCAGGAACTCAAGCCCGAACCGGTCGACCTGACCCAGCAGATCGGCGGCATGCGCGAACTGCTGGACCGCAGCCTGCGCGGCGACGTGCACGTGGACTTCGATTTCGCCGACGGCCTGTGGCCGATCGAGGTGGATCCGGGCGAACTGGAACTGGTGGTGCTCAATCTCACGGTCAACGCGCGCGACGCGATGCCCAACGGCGGCACCATCGTGGTGCGGGCGCAGAACGTGCCGGGCACCGGCAAGGGCGATCCCGATTTCATCCGCCTGTCGATCATCGACACCGGCACCGGCATGGCGCCGGAGGTCAAGGCGCGGGTGTTCGAGCCGTTCTACACCACCAAGGACATCGGCAAGGGCTCGGGCCTGGGCCTGGCGCAGGTGCACGGATTCGTGCAGCAGTCCGGCGGTTCGATCCACATCGACAGCGACGTCGGGCAGGGCACGGCGATGCACCTGCTGCTGCCGCGCTCGTTCCGCGCGCCGGCGGCGGACGAGCGGCACCTGGTGGACGTGCAGGTCGCGCGCCGCTCCCCGGGCGAAGCCGGCTTTGTGCTGCTGGTGGAGGACGACGACGAAGTGGCGGCCCTGGTCGGCGAGATGCTGCGCCAGCTGGGCTACCAGGTCACCCGCGTGGCCAGTGCGGCGGCGGCGTTGGGCGCGCTGGCCAACGAGCGCGCGGTGGACATCGTGTTCTCCGACATCATGATGCCCGGCGGCATGAACGGCCTGGAACTGGTCCACGAGATCCGCGCGCGGCGCGAGGCGCTGCCGATCCTGCTCACCAGCGGTTATGCGGAAGCGGTCAAGTCCGCGGCCGAAGCCGAAGGCGTGCAGATCCTGTCCAAGCCCTATCGGCTGGACGAACTGGCGGCGGCGCTGCAACAGGTGCGGGCCAATGCGGGCACGCCCGGCAAGTCGGAAGCCACGACGCTGTGTTCGTGA
- a CDS encoding Cache 3/Cache 2 fusion domain-containing protein yields the protein MLRHSLRVRLLLPVLALVLIVVVVLTLVLAVSEAERVKRDAGASIVRQQSALQSLLAVTRSIMLERVQGSMRLLRQQGAALGEPSVGVQVDVAGRPAPDLLFGSHSQAGNHALVDGVTSTLDGTATIFSRAGDDYVRISTNVTNAQGGRAVGTVLDPRGQVIGRIRKGESFYGVVDILGTPYVTGYEPIVPGPAGEPIGIWYVGYKTDLQALDKVIGAAHVLDSGFIALFDSTGKLRFQSKTGATTDPAAIERIVAQRPADWVVTREEVPGWGFTLVSAYPKSDVDRVIVRQSLWIGGIGLLVCALLLGLQWMLIWTRVLRPIQNLTTVAEELSLGKWNHSIGEVALKDEIGTLARAIARLSNSVRLAMERLSKR from the coding sequence ATGCTTCGACACTCCTTGCGGGTACGCCTGCTGCTGCCGGTACTCGCCCTGGTCCTGATCGTGGTCGTCGTGCTCACCCTGGTGCTGGCGGTCAGCGAAGCCGAGCGGGTCAAGCGCGACGCCGGCGCCTCGATCGTGCGCCAGCAGTCGGCCCTGCAGAGCCTGCTGGCGGTGACCCGCTCGATCATGCTCGAACGCGTGCAGGGCTCCATGCGCCTGCTGCGCCAGCAAGGCGCGGCGCTCGGCGAGCCCAGCGTCGGCGTGCAGGTGGACGTCGCCGGCCGCCCTGCCCCCGACCTGCTGTTCGGTTCCCATTCGCAGGCCGGCAACCATGCGCTGGTCGACGGCGTGACCAGCACGCTGGACGGCACCGCCACGATCTTCTCGCGCGCCGGCGACGACTACGTGCGCATCTCCACCAACGTGACCAACGCCCAGGGCGGCCGCGCGGTCGGCACCGTGCTCGACCCGCGCGGCCAGGTGATCGGGCGCATCCGCAAGGGCGAGAGCTTCTACGGCGTGGTCGACATCCTCGGCACCCCCTACGTCACCGGCTACGAGCCGATCGTGCCGGGACCGGCCGGCGAGCCGATCGGGATCTGGTACGTCGGCTACAAGACCGACCTGCAGGCGCTGGACAAGGTGATCGGCGCCGCGCACGTGCTCGACTCCGGCTTCATCGCGCTGTTCGACAGCACCGGCAAGCTGCGCTTCCAGTCCAAGACCGGCGCCACCACCGATCCGGCCGCGATCGAGCGCATCGTCGCGCAGCGCCCGGCCGACTGGGTGGTGACCCGCGAGGAGGTGCCGGGCTGGGGCTTCACCCTGGTGTCTGCCTATCCCAAGAGCGACGTGGACCGGGTGATCGTGCGCCAGTCGCTGTGGATCGGCGGCATCGGCCTGCTGGTGTGCGCGCTGCTGCTGGGGCTGCAGTGGATGCTGATCTGGACCCGCGTGCTGCGCCCGATCCAGAACCTGACCACCGTGGCCGAGGAGCTGAGCCTGGGCAAGTGGAACCACAGCATCGGCGAGGTCGCGCTGAAGGACGAAATCGGCACGCTCGCCCGCGCCATCGCGCGCCTGTCCAACAGCGTGCGGCTGGCGATGGAGCGGCTGAGCAAGCGCTGA
- a CDS encoding Nramp family divalent metal transporter — protein MADPLPLSDSHAAWPQAGGPPRRSLGRMNGSVAVPGGGLGWRRFLAFLGPGYMVSVGYMDPGNWATDLAGGSHFGYLLLSVILLSNLMAIVLQGLAARLGIATGRDLAQACREHYPRPVNFLLWLACEAAIVACDLAEVIGTAIALKLLFGIPLTLGAIITAIDALLVLYLMRRGFRTLEAFVIALLLVIFACFMVQIALAAPPLREVLAGFIPRAEVVTNPAALYLAIGIIGATVMPHNLYLHSSIVQTRAYERNDSGRRSALRWALTDSTIALSLALFVNAAILVLAAAVFHAHGRTDVEEIEQAYELLAPMLGVGVASTLFAVALLASGINSTVTATLAGQIVMEGFLHLRIPAWARRLLTRGLAIVPVVVVTWLYGEQGTAKLLVLSQVLLSMQLPFAVIPLVRFVADKRKMGALVAPRWLVWLSWAIATLIVALNVKLLADTLLH, from the coding sequence ATGGCCGATCCCTTGCCCCTGTCCGATTCCCACGCCGCCTGGCCGCAGGCCGGCGGCCCGCCGCGGCGCAGCCTGGGACGCATGAACGGCAGCGTCGCCGTGCCCGGCGGCGGGCTCGGCTGGCGCCGCTTCCTGGCCTTCCTCGGGCCTGGCTACATGGTGTCGGTGGGCTACATGGACCCGGGCAACTGGGCCACCGACCTCGCCGGCGGTTCGCACTTCGGCTACCTGCTGCTGTCGGTGATCCTGCTGTCGAACCTGATGGCGATCGTGCTGCAGGGCCTGGCGGCGCGGCTGGGCATCGCCACCGGCCGCGACCTGGCGCAGGCCTGCCGCGAGCACTATCCCAGGCCGGTCAACTTCCTGCTGTGGCTGGCCTGCGAGGCGGCGATCGTGGCCTGCGACCTGGCCGAGGTGATCGGCACCGCGATCGCGCTGAAACTGCTGTTCGGCATTCCGCTGACCCTGGGCGCGATCATCACCGCGATCGACGCGCTGCTGGTGCTGTACCTGATGCGGCGCGGCTTCCGCACCCTGGAAGCGTTCGTGATCGCGCTGCTGCTGGTGATCTTCGCCTGCTTCATGGTGCAGATCGCGCTGGCCGCGCCGCCGCTGCGCGAGGTGCTGGCCGGCTTCATCCCGCGCGCCGAGGTGGTGACCAACCCGGCCGCGCTGTACCTGGCGATCGGGATCATCGGCGCGACGGTGATGCCGCACAACCTGTACCTGCATTCGTCGATCGTGCAGACCCGCGCCTACGAGCGCAACGACAGCGGCCGCCGCTCGGCGCTGCGCTGGGCGCTGACCGACAGCACCATCGCGCTGAGCCTGGCGCTGTTCGTCAACGCCGCGATCCTGGTGCTGGCCGCCGCGGTGTTCCATGCGCACGGCCGCACCGACGTGGAGGAAATCGAGCAGGCCTACGAACTGCTGGCGCCGATGCTCGGGGTCGGCGTGGCTTCGACCCTGTTCGCGGTGGCGCTGCTGGCCTCGGGCATCAATTCCACGGTGACCGCGACGCTGGCCGGGCAGATCGTGATGGAGGGCTTCCTGCACCTGCGCATCCCGGCGTGGGCGCGGCGCCTGCTGACCCGCGGCCTGGCGATCGTGCCGGTGGTGGTGGTGACCTGGCTGTACGGCGAGCAAGGCACCGCCAAGCTGCTGGTGCTGAGCCAGGTGCTGCTGTCGATGCAGCTGCCGTTCGCGGTGATCCCGCTGGTGCGCTTCGTCGCCGACAAACGCAAGATGGGCGCGCTGGTGGCGCCGCGCTGGCTGGTCTGGCTGTCGTGGGCGATCGCCACGTTGATCGTGGCGCTGAACGTGAAACTGCTCGCGGACACGCTGCTGCACTGA
- the mntR gene encoding manganese-binding transcriptional regulator MntR gives MQKSGKLTAPGAALLDAQVQVESFRQVREAHRLELIEDYVELISDLLADGGEARQVDIAARLGVAQPTVAKMLKRLVKGGWAVQRPYRGVFLTPEGEALAAASRQRHQTVEQFLLALGIDEDTARRDAEGIEHHVSEATLAVFAEFVRKHAAAR, from the coding sequence ATGCAGAAAAGCGGGAAGTTGACGGCGCCAGGGGCGGCGCTGCTCGACGCGCAGGTACAGGTCGAGAGCTTCCGCCAGGTGCGCGAGGCGCACCGCCTGGAACTGATCGAGGATTACGTGGAGCTGATTTCCGACCTGCTGGCCGACGGCGGCGAGGCGCGGCAGGTGGACATCGCCGCGCGCCTGGGCGTGGCCCAGCCGACCGTGGCGAAGATGCTCAAGCGGCTGGTCAAGGGCGGATGGGCGGTGCAGCGGCCGTATCGCGGCGTGTTCCTGACCCCCGAGGGCGAGGCGCTGGCCGCCGCCAGCCGGCAGCGGCACCAGACCGTGGAGCAGTTCCTGCTGGCCCTGGGCATCGACGAGGACACCGCGCGCCGCGACGCCGAGGGCATCGAGCACCACGTCAGCGAAGCCACGCTGGCGGTGTTCGCCGAGTTCGTGCGCAAGCACGCCGCGGCGCGATGA
- the tadA gene encoding tRNA adenosine(34) deaminase TadA yields the protein MNGTDDSAARDERWMRHALALADRAEREFDEIPVGAVLVSAADEVLGEGWNLNIAEHDPSAHAEIVAMRQAGRRLGNHRLVGSTLYVTLEPCAMCAMAVVHARVAQLVYAASDPKTGACGSVFDLLADPRHNHRVQVRGGVLAAPAGLRLTNYFRAKRGRPLLGG from the coding sequence ATGAACGGCACGGACGACAGCGCCGCGCGCGACGAGCGCTGGATGCGGCACGCGCTGGCCCTGGCCGACCGCGCCGAGCGCGAGTTCGACGAGATCCCGGTCGGCGCGGTGCTGGTCTCGGCCGCCGACGAGGTGCTGGGCGAGGGCTGGAACCTCAACATCGCCGAGCACGATCCCAGCGCGCACGCCGAGATCGTGGCCATGCGCCAGGCCGGGCGCCGGCTCGGCAACCACCGCCTGGTCGGCAGCACCCTGTACGTGACCCTGGAGCCGTGCGCGATGTGCGCGATGGCGGTGGTGCATGCGCGCGTGGCGCAGCTGGTCTACGCGGCGTCGGACCCGAAGACCGGCGCCTGCGGCAGCGTGTTCGACCTGCTCGCCGATCCGCGCCACAACCACCGCGTGCAGGTGCGCGGCGGCGTGCTGGCGGCGCCGGCCGGGCTGCGCCTGACCAACTATTTCCGCGCCAAGCGCGGCAGGCCGCTGCTCGGCGGCTGA
- the orn gene encoding oligoribonuclease, translating into MAEPRVDSDRLIWIDLEMTGLDTDKDSIIEIATVVTDAQLNVLAEGPEFAIAHPLQTLQAMDEWNRNQHRHSGLWQRVLDSQVTLAQAEAQTVAFLAQWCKPGASPMCGNSICQDRRFLHRQMPRLERFFHYRNLDVSTLKELARRWAPAIASGLNKTSSHTALSDVHDSIDELRYYRPFMGALGGQGGNAR; encoded by the coding sequence ATGGCGGAACCGCGTGTGGACAGCGATCGTCTGATCTGGATCGACCTGGAAATGACCGGATTGGATACCGACAAGGATTCGATCATCGAGATCGCCACGGTGGTCACCGACGCGCAACTCAACGTATTGGCCGAAGGGCCGGAATTCGCCATCGCCCATCCGCTGCAGACGCTGCAGGCGATGGACGAGTGGAACCGCAACCAGCACCGCCATTCCGGGCTGTGGCAGCGCGTGCTCGACAGCCAGGTCACCCTGGCCCAGGCCGAGGCGCAGACCGTGGCGTTCCTGGCGCAGTGGTGCAAGCCCGGCGCCTCGCCGATGTGCGGCAATTCGATCTGCCAGGACCGGCGCTTCCTGCACCGGCAGATGCCGCGGCTGGAACGCTTCTTCCACTACCGCAACCTGGACGTGTCCACGTTGAAGGAACTGGCGCGGCGCTGGGCGCCGGCGATCGCCTCGGGACTGAACAAGACCTCCTCGCACACCGCGCTCAGCGACGTGCACGATTCGATCGACGAACTGCGCTACTACCGGCCGTTCATGGGCGCGCTGGGCGGGCAGGGCGGCAACGCGCGCTGA